One Chitinophagales bacterium DNA window includes the following coding sequences:
- a CDS encoding aldehyde dehydrogenase family protein: protein MNSNTILEKTDLGFIKSLGINQINHGAGTGRTWLENDHKKIESFSPVDGKEIAAVYLATADNYEQIVHTAEAAFKSWRMVPAPQRGQVVRQIGEALRKYKEPLGKLVSWEMGKSLQEGLGEVQEMIDICDFAVGLSRQLHGFTMHSERPQHRMYEQYHPLGIVGIISAFNFPVAVWSWNAMIAWVCGDVCIWKPSEKAPLCAIACQNIVAEVFTQNDVPEGVSNLIIGEQEAGKWLSNDERIPLVSATGSIGMGKKVGTAVAKRLGRSLLELGGNNAVIITPDADLKTVIPAVVFGAVGTCGQRCTSTRRLIVHESIFDLLKEKISNAYEQIKIGNPLDEKNHVGPLIDKDAVKNYLNALAAIKEQGGELLVEGGVLEGEGYESECYVKPALAAVKNEMAIVQEETFAPILYLIPYKTLSEAIQLQNGVKQGLSSAIMTGKLKDAEQFLSHAGSDCGIANVNIGTSGAEIGGAFGGEKETGGGRESGSDAWKVYMRRQTNTINYGDDLPLAQGIKFEL, encoded by the coding sequence ATGAACAGCAATACAATACTTGAAAAAACAGACTTGGGTTTTATCAAATCACTTGGGATCAATCAAATCAATCATGGTGCTGGCACAGGGCGTACATGGCTTGAAAATGACCACAAAAAAATCGAAAGCTTTTCCCCTGTTGATGGGAAGGAAATTGCAGCTGTATATCTTGCTACTGCTGACAATTACGAGCAAATTGTACATACCGCAGAGGCGGCTTTTAAAAGCTGGCGTATGGTTCCTGCGCCACAGCGCGGACAGGTGGTGCGCCAAATTGGCGAAGCTCTCAGAAAATACAAAGAACCACTCGGTAAACTTGTTTCCTGGGAAATGGGAAAATCGCTGCAGGAAGGCCTGGGCGAAGTACAGGAGATGATCGATATCTGTGATTTTGCAGTTGGGCTGTCAAGGCAATTGCACGGATTCACAATGCATTCTGAACGCCCGCAACACCGCATGTACGAACAATATCATCCCCTGGGGATTGTGGGTATTATTTCAGCTTTTAATTTTCCCGTAGCAGTTTGGTCATGGAATGCGATGATTGCCTGGGTTTGTGGCGATGTTTGTATTTGGAAGCCTTCTGAAAAAGCCCCGCTTTGTGCCATTGCCTGTCAAAATATTGTTGCAGAGGTTTTTACCCAAAATGATGTGCCGGAAGGAGTAAGCAACTTAATAATAGGAGAACAAGAGGCCGGAAAATGGTTATCGAACGATGAGCGTATTCCGCTTGTATCTGCAACCGGGTCTATTGGAATGGGTAAAAAGGTAGGCACTGCTGTAGCAAAACGACTGGGTAGATCTTTGCTGGAATTAGGAGGCAACAATGCCGTTATTATTACTCCCGATGCCGATTTGAAAACGGTGATTCCGGCAGTGGTTTTTGGCGCTGTTGGCACTTGCGGACAACGTTGTACCAGCACGCGCAGACTGATTGTACACGAAAGTATTTTTGATTTGCTTAAAGAGAAAATCAGCAATGCTTATGAACAAATAAAAATCGGTAATCCACTGGATGAAAAAAACCATGTTGGTCCGCTGATTGATAAGGATGCAGTAAAAAATTATCTAAATGCCCTGGCAGCAATTAAAGAACAGGGAGGGGAATTACTTGTAGAAGGTGGTGTTTTGGAAGGTGAAGGCTACGAAAGTGAATGCTACGTAAAACCTGCTTTGGCAGCAGTAAAAAATGAAATGGCTATTGTTCAGGAAGAGACCTTTGCGCCCATTTTATACCTGATACCCTATAAAACGCTTAGTGAAGCCATTCAGCTTCAGAATGGGGTAAAACAAGGGCTCTCATCAGCAATAATGACCGGTAAATTAAAAGATGCCGAACAATTCCTTTCTCATGCCGGCTCAGATTGTGGCATTGCGAATGTGAATATCGGAACAAGCGGAGCTGAAATTGGCGGGGCATTTGGCGGAGAAAAAGAAACAGGCGGAGGCCGTGAATCAGGTTCAGATGCTTGGAAAGTGTATATGAGAAGGCAAACCAATACCATTAATTATGGCGATGATTTGCCATTGGCTCAGGGAATTAAATTCGAATTGTGA
- a CDS encoding CocE/NonD family hydrolase, protein MNPNYSSLLALVLLFQFFIANAVPGKKATATDTASGTLTPYPYEHKAEYKGIDYHTYYITMRDSVKIAVDLYLPKKLEADKKIPAIMHQTRYWRRPQLRWPFSMFTKGLIGRQGKIIKDIVAQGYAVVNVDSRGSGASFGNRAYPWTMDEIKDGAEIVDWIIEQEWSSGKVGAIGASYSGTTAEFLTINQHPAVEAVILLYSLFDVYEDIAFPGGIFHEFFVKNWGAFNAKLDQSKLPRGGFIAKLLVKGVARVKTDNKRKTFRNALEDHKENLQVSETSEGVEYRDQAPTSGVVSSSDVFSPHHYADKVDASGAAVYSYSGWMDGDYQHSCIKRHLTLSNPENKLTLGPWEHGGKYNCSPYAPSEAGFNHTAEFLKFFDYHLKGMENGLYDEPKIHYYTVGEEKWKSSESWPPKTKEEIKLYFNEEQKLSESAPESEEAFDVYVADTTALTGDDSRWKSMIGMLKTPHVYPDRKEQQEKLMIYHSEPLDEDLTISGHPIANLLISSDQPDGNFHVYLEEIAPDGKVRYITEGLIRGIHRKVSPADDCPYKDAVPCHTYLQENASPMEINSPEKLVIDLLPISYRVPKGHRLAVSLAAADKSHFAVMHKAIAEWKIHRSNDLRSHIQIPVE, encoded by the coding sequence ATGAACCCCAACTATTCCAGCCTTTTGGCATTAGTATTACTATTCCAATTTTTTATTGCAAATGCTGTTCCCGGCAAAAAAGCCACAGCCACCGACACTGCCTCAGGCACTTTGACTCCCTACCCCTATGAACATAAGGCTGAATACAAGGGAATTGATTACCACACTTATTACATCACCATGCGTGACAGTGTGAAAATTGCTGTTGACCTTTATTTGCCAAAAAAACTGGAAGCTGATAAGAAGATACCGGCCATTATGCACCAAACACGCTACTGGCGTAGACCACAACTTAGGTGGCCCTTCAGTATGTTTACCAAAGGCCTGATCGGGCGACAGGGAAAAATCATCAAGGACATTGTAGCCCAGGGTTATGCAGTTGTCAATGTTGACTCGCGTGGTTCGGGCGCATCTTTTGGAAACCGTGCTTATCCCTGGACAATGGATGAGATCAAAGACGGAGCGGAAATAGTAGATTGGATCATTGAGCAGGAATGGTCAAGCGGAAAAGTAGGGGCTATTGGCGCTTCTTATAGTGGTACTACAGCCGAGTTTTTGACCATTAACCAGCATCCGGCAGTGGAAGCTGTAATTTTGCTGTATTCCCTCTTTGATGTGTATGAGGACATTGCTTTTCCGGGAGGTATTTTCCATGAATTTTTTGTGAAAAATTGGGGCGCTTTCAATGCCAAATTAGACCAGAGCAAATTGCCAAGAGGTGGTTTTATAGCAAAATTGCTGGTAAAGGGAGTGGCAAGGGTTAAAACTGACAACAAGCGCAAAACTTTTAGAAATGCGCTTGAAGACCACAAGGAAAACCTGCAGGTCAGTGAAACTTCAGAAGGCGTAGAATATCGCGATCAGGCCCCAACAAGTGGAGTAGTTTCCAGTTCTGATGTTTTCAGTCCGCACCACTATGCAGATAAAGTGGATGCTTCAGGTGCTGCTGTGTATTCCTACAGTGGCTGGATGGACGGTGATTATCAGCACTCCTGCATCAAAAGACACCTGACCCTGAGCAATCCTGAAAACAAATTGACTTTGGGTCCCTGGGAACACGGTGGCAAATACAATTGCAGTCCCTATGCACCATCAGAGGCCGGCTTCAATCACACAGCAGAATTTCTGAAATTCTTCGATTATCATTTAAAGGGAATGGAAAATGGATTGTACGATGAACCCAAAATCCATTATTATACCGTAGGGGAAGAAAAATGGAAATCAAGCGAAAGCTGGCCGCCCAAAACTAAAGAGGAAATCAAATTGTATTTCAATGAGGAGCAAAAACTTTCTGAATCAGCTCCGGAATCCGAGGAAGCATTTGATGTTTATGTAGCCGACACAACGGCACTCACAGGAGATGATTCTCGTTGGAAATCCATGATCGGCATGCTGAAAACTCCGCATGTTTATCCCGACAGAAAAGAACAGCAAGAAAAACTGATGATCTACCATTCTGAACCACTTGATGAGGATTTGACAATTTCTGGCCATCCCATTGCAAATCTTTTGATCAGCTCAGATCAACCCGATGGGAATTTTCATGTTTACCTTGAAGAAATAGCTCCTGATGGAAAAGTGCGCTATATCACCGAGGGGTTGATTCGGGGCATACACAGAAAAGTTTCCCCGGCTGACGACTGCCCATATAAAGATGCTGTTCCCTGCCATACCTACTTGCAGGAAAACGCTTCACCAATGGAAATCAATTCACCTGAAAAACTGGTGATAGATCTGCTGCCTATTTCATATCGGGTTCCAAAAGGTCACCGCCTGGCTGTGTCACTTGCCGCTGCGGATAAGTCTCATTTTGCCGTGATGCATAAAGCCATTGCAGAATGGAAAATTCACCGAAGTAACGATTTGCGGTCCCATATTCAAATACCTGTAGAATAG